The following are encoded in a window of Castanea sativa cultivar Marrone di Chiusa Pesio chromosome 5, ASM4071231v1 genomic DNA:
- the LOC142637222 gene encoding uncharacterized protein LOC142637222, with amino-acid sequence MLSVPKRPNRILSSLHPHPLTLQQGKAFCCHACLRGYSVVRDGYCCKDCRFNLDLKCANIRLASYELTKGRLTIEEEEEVGVEYFSHRHPLQLYKKIPNDRIKCCLCRTYCSDHAYCCFECSFFLHPSCFTRKLPREICYPFHPAHSLTLQDKVVAKKWWRNRYDICNACGKDSIRYLIYACDQCSFCLHIDCSDEITHAIKFEGHLHLIFFRDNIEKKKLECSSCKFHICESYGFTCLYCDLNLHLTCGPLPYTITYKCHINPLVLTNSPVQEEEEEERNKFYCNACDEERDPQLPVYYSAKSRFVAEIKCVFSKVISLLKGEYEDLKLCNVLGLSGKLISRNTEKEMLQNIFEQLKLKSTLSRFFESSSQDVMKELSCVFMAMKTLTTEEDDNYEESRYLEDLLLPDMAYTQFMKFLDSGRGIHEPLETLEEVVNVGAYMVSQVVNVGDYMVPMRLAPILKHLLSKHKDISAKSTLSPITKLYLINILCECIYSMTNTRVVDITKDLLLKWWTIFKMLQFATFEIQFAFDHLKRVAHAYFGLYVKKQVDNALDNIDRDLAKLHKDIEALEKKRGYIKSGKSTKSSIIEECLREASVMKHSRASSGLLRILP; translated from the exons ATGTTATCTGTTCCAAAAAGACCAAATCGGATCCTTAGCTCCCTTCATCCACACCCTCTTACCCTACAACAGGGCAAAGCATTTTGCTGCCATGCTTGTTTGAGGGGATACAGTGTGGTCCGAGACGGCTATTGCTGCAAGGACTGCCGTTTCAACCTTGATCTTAAATGCGCTAATATAAGGCTTGCTAGTTACGAATTAACCAAAGGAAGGCTGaccatagaagaagaagaagaggtagGGGTTGAGTATTTTAGCCACAGACATCCATTACAACTTTATAAGAAAATTCCTAATGACCGTATTAAATGTTGCTTATGTAGAACATACTGCTCGGATCATGCCTATTGTTGCTTTGAATGTTCCTTCTTTCTCCATCCATCATGTTTCACACGAAAGTTGCCACGAGAGATCTGCTATCCCTTTCATCCAGCCCACTCTCTCACCCTGCAGGATAAGGTTGTCGCAAAGAAATGGTGGAGAAATAGATATGACATTTGCAATGCCTGTGGCAAGGATAGTATTCGTTACCTCATTTATGCTTGTGACCAATGTAGTTTTTGCTTGCACATAGATTGCAGTGATGAGATAACGCATGCCATAAAATTTGAAGGTCACCTTCACCTCATCTTTTTCAGGGAcaatatagagaaaaagaaacttGAGTGCAGCTCTTGCAAATTCCATATCTGTGAATCATATGGGTTCACTTGTCTATATTGTGATCTCAATCTCCATCTTACCTGTGGTCCCTTACCATATACTATTACATATAAATGTCATATCAACCCCCTCGTCCTTACAAATTCACCTGttcaagaggaagaagaagaagagagaaacaaattttattgtaatgctTGTGATGAAGAAAGAGATCCACAATTACCTGTTTATTATTCTGCAAAATCTCGTTTTGTTGCTGAAATCAAATGCGTCTTCTCTAAG GTAATATCATTACTAAAGGGAGAGTACGAAGATCTGAAGTTATGTAATGTTCTTGGATTGTCTGGTAAGTTGATTAGCAGAAATACAGAAAAAGAGATGCTGcaaaatatatttgaacaaCTCAAGCTAAAATCAACCTTGTCTCGTTTTTTTGAATCTTCAAGTCAAGATGTGATGAAGGAATTGAGCTGTGTTTTCATGGCTATGAAAACACTCACCACTGAAGAGGATGACAATTATGAAGAAAGCCGATACTTGGAAGATTTATTGCTTCCTGACATGGCTTACACACAATTCATGAAGTTTCTTGATAGTGGCAGAGGGATTCATGAACCATTGGAGACTCTAGAAGAAGTTGTCAATGTTGGAGCTTACATGGTTTCTCAGGTTGTCAATGTTGGAGATTACATGGTTCCTATGAGGTTGGCTCCTATCCTTAAGCACTTGCTTTccaaacacaaagatattagTGCCAAGTCCACGTTAAGCCCAATAACAAAACTATATCTCATTAACATTTTATGTGAGTGTATATATAGCATGACAAACACTAGGGTTGTTGATATCACAAAAGATTTGCTTCTCAAGTGGTGGACAATCTTCAAAATGTTGCAATTTGCAacatttgaaattcaatttgcCTTCGATCATTTGAAGAGAGTTGCTCATGCTTACTTTGGTCTCTATGTTAAAAAGCAAGTGGACAACGCTCTTGATAACATTGATAGAGATCTTGCAAAGCTGCATAAAGATATTGAGGCACTTGAAAAGAAACGTGGGTACATAAAATCTGGAAAATCTACAAAATCCAGCATAATTGAGGAATGCTTGAGAGAGGCTTCAGTTATGAAGCATAGTAGAGCGAGTAGTGGACTACTAAGGATTTTACCATAG